Proteins encoded by one window of Enterococcus faecalis:
- the gpG gene encoding phage tail assembly chaperone G, which yields MASKFQQKIKLMIKDGSKYTTKQFMSAEFLPGSVMDTGTDLQIRLEEATKTNDMEAIRPILRECYDFIADVIFEKQFTGQEYIDGMDARELLKITAQLLGSVTSGYDAIYSEQKKK from the coding sequence ATGGCAAGTAAATTTCAACAAAAAATTAAATTAATGATTAAAGATGGAAGCAAATATACTACAAAACAATTCATGTCGGCAGAATTTTTACCAGGTTCAGTCATGGATACAGGTACGGATTTACAAATCAGGTTAGAAGAAGCAACAAAAACAAATGATATGGAAGCAATTCGTCCTATTTTAAGAGAATGCTATGACTTTATTGCTGACGTTATTTTTGAAAAACAGTTTACTGGACAAGAATATATTGACGGTATGGATGCTCGTGAATTATTGAAAATTACAGCTCAATTGTTAGGTTCTGTTACTTCTGGTTATGATGCAATTTATTCTGAACAGAAAAAAAAGTAA
- a CDS encoding major tail protein, whose amino-acid sequence MAKMKNVSVISVEKPTWFPLKDETGAFPVYGTPITIGTAVSIKPDVTTETTPDYGDSVVQDQYVAFGGAEVTLETNGYQNEVLAEITGGKKLKGGVLRSADDIASDGAFAYRRRKSNGKYRYTIFYKGKFALTSDETSTLEGSSVSYTHPEWTGSFVDVPGLGYMYSVDEDDEGVDLEMIKNWFTEVMDPRKENTTAVTGVTLDQTELNLKVGQTATLTPTITPDNASNKKYQFRSESEAIGTVTPIQGKVTAVGEGTTEIVVTTEDGNFTAKCTLNVTTAD is encoded by the coding sequence ATGGCAAAAATGAAAAATGTAAGTGTCATTTCTGTAGAGAAGCCAACGTGGTTCCCACTAAAAGACGAAACGGGCGCTTTTCCAGTTTACGGAACGCCAATTACAATCGGTACTGCTGTCAGTATCAAACCAGATGTTACAACAGAAACAACGCCTGACTATGGCGATAGTGTAGTTCAAGATCAGTATGTTGCATTTGGTGGTGCAGAAGTTACTTTAGAAACAAACGGCTACCAAAATGAAGTTTTAGCTGAAATTACAGGGGGAAAAAAATTAAAGGGTGGCGTATTGCGGTCTGCGGATGATATTGCATCAGATGGAGCATTTGCTTACCGTCGCCGAAAATCGAACGGTAAATATCGCTATACGATCTTCTATAAAGGAAAATTTGCTTTAACATCTGATGAAACATCTACATTAGAAGGAAGTTCAGTATCTTATACTCATCCAGAATGGACGGGGTCTTTCGTTGATGTTCCAGGGTTGGGTTATATGTATTCCGTGGATGAAGACGATGAAGGTGTCGACTTAGAGATGATTAAAAACTGGTTTACTGAGGTAATGGATCCACGTAAAGAAAATACTACTGCTGTTACTGGTGTAACTTTAGACCAAACAGAGTTAAATTTAAAAGTTGGCCAAACAGCAACCTTAACACCGACAATTACACCAGATAACGCCTCAAATAAAAAATATCAGTTCCGTTCAGAAAGTGAGGCTATTGGAACTGTAACACCAATTCAAGGGAAGGTTACTGCTGTAGGAGAAGGGACAACGGAAATCGTAGTCACAACAGAAGATGGTAACTTTACCGCAAAATGTACATTAAATGTAACAACAGCAGATTAA